The following proteins are encoded in a genomic region of Tigriopus californicus strain San Diego chromosome 6, Tcal_SD_v2.1, whole genome shotgun sequence:
- the LOC131882455 gene encoding uncharacterized protein LOC131882455: MGVHCGGVHSLRKFHLGDFTCGGVGSLWGVSLWREFTPLGSSLVGEIHYGRSFTVGEFTGGGGGAGRECDKLFLSSSRIHHGSRANPPITNWLQGKEVIIHIHSTASFSTRTKEGGGSKPQSLIGGRAQPDPIENSRPRAGSVRRGRGARSQLGARATKPTPGLSSINPTPAARLTRSPTPRFPDQFGPPFQGADSAESAGSDSEVVWSNPEVGREPDEPEPFTPRQMEHIARLIEKARDQERQSPPQSQPAIPTCAEVRRFIHLSHGDSERGTRQHPRWIRLVKEAVAGSSRGSSPETPNRSGTQKKKFDKRQRAVPPTDYWIGKGSEPSGVGRVAGSRENFSDRRSLAKERLEGLERVCKGSMPTIRHARSHLLLSFQLRETRRLFHQCQERLDVERRLYGIERLDAERETDESFSYGGSALQVGINASRHEIAIAEIHAIHGEKVVEGVEGREPRDRRYQSRTDYVIKEMKKAKVDDAMIHGKQVSSATLPPTAKLSDMGPRSKRGKRGRRAGTRDALSGNGLPNLNKSSRSVGVLKCFTCGTPGHISRECPKKVFKPVI; encoded by the exons ATGGGGGTTCactgtggaggagttcactcgCTGCGGAAGTTTCATTTGGGGGATTTCACTTGTGGGGGGGTTGgttcactgtggggagttTCACTGTGGCGGGAGTTCACTCCTCTGGGGAGTTCACTTGTGGGAGAGATCCACTATGGGCGGAgtttcactgtgggggagttcactggtgggggggggggtgcGG GACGTGAGTGTGACAAGCTCTTCCTTTCCTCTTCCCGTATTCACCATGGGTCGCGTGCTAACCCGCCAATCACCAACTGGCTACAAGGGAAAGAGGTCATCATCCACATCCACTCGACAGCCTCCTTCTCAACGAGGACGAAAGAAGGTGGCGGGTCGAAACCTCAATCCCTCATTGGAGGTCGCGCCCAACCCGATCCCATTGAGAACTCTCGACCTCGCGCTGGCTCAGTTCGACGAGGCCGGGGGGCCAGATCCCAGCTTGGTGCTCGAGCCACCAAGCCAACGCCCGGCTTGTCCTCCATCAACCCCACGCCCGCCGCCCGCCTCACCCGTTCACCCACCCCAAGATTTCCCGACCAATTCGGCCCGCCATTCCAAGGAGCCGACAGCGCCGAATCGGCAGGTTCCGATTCCGAAGTAGTTTGGTCAAATCCGGAGGTGGGGCGGGAACCAGACGAGCCGGAGCCATTCACGCCCCGTCAAATGGAGCACATCGCCCGATTAATCGAGAAGGCTCGCGACCAGGAGCGCCAGTCCCCACCTCAATCCCAGCCCGCAATACCGACCTGTGCCGAGGTTAGGCGGTTCATTCACCTGAGCCACGGCGACAGCGAGAGGGGGACCCGCCAGCACCCGCGATGGATTCGTCTAGTGAAGGAAGCCGTCGCGGGATCCTCCCGCGGCTCTTCGCCTGAAACACCCAATCGGAGCGGCACACAGAAGAAAAAGTTCGATAAGCGCCAACGAGCCGTACCGCCCACTGACTATTGGATTGGGAAAGGGTCCGAACCTTCGGGTGTCGGCCGTGTGGCCGGATCGCGTGAGAATTTCTCAG ATCGGCGTTCCTTGGCCAAGGAGCGATTGGAGGGATTGGAAAGGGTGTGTAAAGGAAGCATGCCCACCATCAGGCATGCTCGTTCACACCTTTTGTTGAGTTTTCAATTGCGTGAAACTCGGCGTTTGTTTCATCAATGTCAAGAGCGATTGGATGTTGAGAGACGGCTCTATGGGATTGAACGCCTGGACGCCGAAAGAGAGACAGACGAGAGTTTCTCCTATGGAGGTTCGGCTCTCCAAGTTGGAATAAACGCATCCCGCCACGAGATTGCCATTGCGGAGATCCATGCCATCCACGGTGAAAAAGTCGTTGAAGGTGTGGAAGGGAGAGAGCCTCGTGATCGTCGTTACCAATCACGAACCGACTATGTCataaaggaaatgaaaaaggcTAAGGTGGACGATGCCATGATACATGGGAAACAAGTTAGCTCGGCTACTCTCCCGCCAACAGCCAAGCTTTCGGACATGGGTCCTCGGAGCAAGCGGGGGAAACGGGGTCGCAGAGCTGGGACCCGTGATGCTTTGTCTGGCAATGGtctgccaaatttgaacaagtcgTCCAGAAGCGTAGGAGTCTTAAAATGTTTCACTTGTGGGACGCCGGGTCACATTTCTCGCGAGTGTCCAAAGAAAGTATTTAAACCTGTGATATGA